Proteins co-encoded in one Thermomicrobiales bacterium genomic window:
- a CDS encoding RNA polymerase sigma factor translates to MASEEDVWVSQAKAGDQAAFEAIVQRYERPIYSFVYRMMGDADDARDLTQDCFIRAYRSLDKTSHDLNISAWLHRIASNACLDVLRRRQRIRWLPWDTTRHEPLLGDSESDSPERHAVAKETSSLVQETLSRMSPRNRAALIMREYEGMSCDEIGDVLGLSRSAVKSVLFRGREEFRKLYPDTEGEARS, encoded by the coding sequence ATGGCATCCGAAGAGGATGTATGGGTAAGCCAGGCTAAAGCCGGGGATCAGGCGGCGTTCGAGGCAATCGTCCAGCGGTACGAGCGCCCGATCTATAGTTTCGTCTATCGCATGATGGGCGACGCCGACGATGCCCGCGACCTCACCCAGGACTGCTTCATCCGCGCCTATCGGAGCCTGGATAAGACAAGCCACGATCTGAACATCTCTGCCTGGCTCCATCGCATTGCTTCCAACGCCTGCCTCGATGTTCTTCGCCGCCGCCAGCGTATCCGCTGGTTGCCCTGGGACACCACCAGACACGAACCGTTACTTGGCGACTCGGAGAGCGACAGCCCCGAGCGCCACGCAGTCGCAAAAGAAACGTCTAGTCTGGTTCAGGAGACACTCTCGCGGATGTCGCCTCGCAACCGGGCAGCGTTGATCATGCGTGAGTACGAGGGCATGTCGTGCGACGAGATCGGCGATGTCCTCGGGCTCAGTCGATCGGCGGTCAAGTCGGTTCTCTTCCGCGGGCGTGAAGAGTTTCGCAAGCTCTATCCCGACACCGAGGGCGAGGCGCGGTCATGA